A stretch of Streptomyces vietnamensis DNA encodes these proteins:
- a CDS encoding siderophore-interacting protein, whose translation MSQPQSQSLPLRRLRVTAVRPVTPRMLRVTLGGPGLDGFVLAGPDQQVKLFFPRPGQAEPVLPVPEPDGDVMRWYGAYAALPETERPWMRSYTLRAHDPAAGTVDIDFFLHGDGEDAGPATRWARSARSGDVLGMFGPSAAFAVPVDPGAGDWTLLYADACALPALATVVAALPPGQRALAYVQVPDAAEEQPLPTAGDLTVRYLRDGDSPAEAVRADTLPGGRPYVWLAGEASAVRGLRRHLVEERGVDRRSVHFTGYWRRRLTQDDAPTPEDLAEARERLSLG comes from the coding sequence ATGTCCCAGCCCCAGTCCCAGTCCCTGCCCCTGCGCCGCCTGCGCGTGACCGCCGTCCGCCCGGTGACCCCGCGCATGCTCCGGGTCACCCTCGGCGGCCCGGGCCTCGACGGCTTCGTCCTCGCGGGCCCCGACCAGCAGGTGAAGCTGTTCTTCCCCCGGCCGGGCCAGGCGGAGCCGGTGCTGCCGGTGCCCGAGCCCGACGGCGACGTGATGCGCTGGTACGGGGCGTACGCGGCGCTCCCCGAGACAGAACGCCCGTGGATGCGGAGCTACACCCTCCGGGCGCACGATCCGGCGGCCGGGACCGTCGACATCGACTTCTTCCTCCACGGGGACGGCGAGGACGCGGGCCCCGCGACCCGCTGGGCGCGGTCGGCGCGGTCCGGGGACGTGCTGGGCATGTTCGGCCCGTCGGCGGCGTTCGCGGTCCCCGTCGACCCGGGCGCGGGCGACTGGACGCTCCTGTACGCCGACGCCTGCGCGCTCCCCGCGCTCGCCACGGTCGTCGCCGCGCTCCCGCCGGGGCAGCGGGCCCTGGCGTACGTCCAGGTCCCCGACGCGGCCGAGGAACAGCCGCTGCCGACGGCCGGCGACCTGACCGTGCGCTACCTGCGGGACGGCGACTCGCCCGCCGAGGCCGTGCGGGCGGACACCCTGCCGGGCGGCCGGCCGTACGTCTGGCTGGCGGGCGAGGCCTCGGCGGTGCGCGGGCTGCGGCGGCACCTGGTGGAGGAGCGGGGCGTCGACCGGCGCTCGGTGCACTTCACCGGCTACTGGCGCCGCCGCCTCACCCAGGACGACGCGCCGACCCCGGAGGACCTGGCCGAGGCCCGCGAGCGCCTGTCGCTCGGCTAG
- a CDS encoding ATP-binding protein: MQPSYRVLGPCQAFRTDDGAEAALSGARLRALLTALAAAGGRPVGPGALIDQVWADGDPADDQDRTAALQALVGRLRRALGREAVVSEPGGYRLAADPDAVDLHRFERLAAEGAAALAAGHAERAAALLDEALGLWRGPALADLPGRDTDPLVVRVEQRHAQARRDRLAADLALGRAADVLAPLAALAAGQPLDEPLQALRIRALRAAGRPAEALAAYEEVREALADRLGTDPGPELRSLHAELLAEDKPLPAAPPSPLPARLTSFIGRADELGALAAAWDGRRLVTLTGPGGVGKTRLALEAAGTYEGPVHLAELASVREESTVAAAVLTALGARETQLWHTPAVTPADPKDRFAALVEHCAGRRMLLVLDNCEHVVAEAAELAQALLTRCPGVTVLATSREPLGVPGEEVRPLGPLPMDMALRLLGERGAAARPGFDVAEDPEAAEEICRRLDGLPLAIELAAARLRMLSVRQIADRLDDRFRLLTSGARTVLPRQQTLRAVVDWSWELLDEAERAVLRRLAVFTGGCDLTAAEAVCASVSDLPPTALPPTDPSPTDSPPTDVLDVLDVLGALDDKSLVVAAPDDRGMRFRLLETVAEYAGERLDEAGERAAVERRHLTYYRELARRTDPELRGPGQVTAIARFEREHDNLRGALRTAVALGDEQEVLCLVHTLSWFWQLRNHQVDARTWAVEAGRLGPDPFREPVRPAEPLDGRCVDVPPPWTGERLWEARRGGRLYALATEGVEGTDLERSETRARLAALVAAYRPGLPQTCRQPGTMWYFARLMTGELAGLDETLTLIVDACRAHGTGWDLGFALLMRAKLAGLGADAAEALALFEAAGDSWGIAESLAARGEAYEREGRLAEAAADFERATDAAARVGARSQVPVFTVRLAAVRLRLSPEGDEEAERLLAEAADEAGQWGAESAGTGRLLLAQHYGHTGRTGLARAQLTLLEGEFGEVTPALFWGLVGGTWAWLDCLDGAYDRALERLARAVVDVETLAHLVAPHLVVAQFGTAAWARGGRGAPGDAETGARLLGAYDAHAGSDSGGGFRPFTPQTEAAIRARAEAVLRAALPPEAYTRRYEEGAGLSLRTAAALVRE; this comes from the coding sequence GTGCAGCCGTCCTACCGTGTTCTCGGTCCGTGCCAGGCCTTCCGTACCGACGACGGGGCGGAGGCCGCCCTGAGCGGTGCCAGGCTCCGGGCCCTCCTCACCGCGCTCGCCGCCGCCGGCGGCCGCCCCGTGGGCCCCGGCGCGCTGATCGACCAGGTCTGGGCCGACGGCGACCCGGCCGACGACCAGGACCGTACGGCGGCGCTCCAGGCCCTCGTCGGCCGCCTGCGCCGGGCCCTGGGCCGAGAAGCCGTCGTCTCGGAGCCCGGCGGCTACCGGCTCGCCGCCGACCCGGACGCCGTCGACCTGCACCGCTTCGAACGGCTCGCCGCCGAAGGCGCCGCCGCCCTCGCCGCCGGCCACGCCGAGCGGGCGGCCGCGCTCCTCGACGAGGCCCTGGGCCTCTGGCGCGGGCCCGCCCTCGCGGACCTGCCCGGCCGGGACACCGACCCCCTGGTCGTACGGGTCGAACAGCGGCACGCCCAGGCACGGCGCGACCGGCTCGCCGCCGACCTGGCCCTCGGGCGGGCCGCCGACGTCCTCGCGCCGCTCGCCGCGCTCGCCGCCGGACAGCCCCTCGACGAACCCCTCCAGGCCCTGCGGATCCGCGCCCTGCGCGCCGCCGGGCGGCCGGCCGAGGCCCTCGCGGCGTACGAGGAGGTGCGCGAAGCCCTCGCGGACCGGCTCGGCACCGACCCGGGGCCGGAACTGCGCTCCCTGCACGCCGAACTCCTCGCGGAGGACAAGCCCCTACCAGCCGCGCCACCGAGCCCCCTGCCCGCCCGTCTGACCTCGTTCATCGGCCGGGCCGACGAACTGGGCGCCCTCGCCGCCGCCTGGGACGGGCGGCGGCTCGTCACCCTCACCGGACCCGGCGGCGTGGGCAAGACACGGCTCGCCCTGGAGGCGGCCGGGACGTACGAAGGCCCCGTCCACCTCGCCGAACTCGCCTCCGTACGCGAGGAGTCCACGGTCGCCGCCGCCGTCCTCACCGCGCTCGGGGCCCGCGAGACCCAGCTCTGGCACACGCCTGCCGTCACCCCTGCCGACCCGAAGGACCGGTTCGCGGCCCTCGTCGAGCACTGCGCCGGGCGCCGGATGCTCCTCGTCCTCGACAACTGCGAGCACGTCGTCGCCGAGGCGGCGGAGCTCGCGCAGGCGCTGCTCACCCGCTGCCCGGGCGTGACCGTCCTCGCGACGAGCCGGGAGCCGCTGGGGGTGCCGGGGGAGGAGGTGCGGCCGCTGGGCCCGCTGCCCATGGACATGGCGCTGCGGCTCCTCGGGGAGCGGGGCGCGGCCGCGCGCCCGGGCTTCGACGTGGCGGAGGACCCGGAGGCGGCGGAGGAGATCTGCCGCCGGCTCGACGGGCTGCCGCTGGCGATCGAGCTGGCGGCGGCGCGGCTGCGGATGCTGTCGGTACGGCAGATCGCGGACCGGCTCGACGACCGCTTCCGGCTGCTGACCTCGGGCGCGCGGACCGTGCTGCCGCGCCAGCAGACCCTGCGGGCGGTGGTGGACTGGTCGTGGGAGCTCCTCGACGAGGCCGAACGGGCGGTGCTGCGGCGGCTCGCGGTGTTCACGGGCGGGTGCGACCTGACGGCGGCGGAGGCGGTGTGCGCGAGCGTGTCCGACCTCCCGCCCACCGCCCTCCCGCCTACCGACCCCTCGCCCACCGACTCCCCGCCCACCGACGTCCTCGACGTCCTCGACGTCCTCGGCGCCCTCGACGACAAGTCGCTCGTCGTGGCCGCCCCGGACGACCGCGGGATGCGCTTCCGGCTCCTGGAGACCGTGGCCGAGTACGCGGGGGAGCGGCTGGACGAGGCCGGGGAGCGGGCGGCGGTCGAGCGGCGGCACCTCACGTACTACCGGGAGCTCGCCCGCCGTACCGACCCGGAGCTGCGCGGCCCGGGCCAGGTCACCGCCATCGCCCGCTTCGAGCGGGAGCACGACAACCTGCGCGGCGCACTCCGGACGGCCGTGGCGCTCGGCGACGAGCAGGAGGTGCTCTGTCTCGTCCACACGCTCAGCTGGTTCTGGCAGCTCCGCAACCACCAGGTCGACGCCCGCACCTGGGCCGTCGAGGCCGGCCGTCTCGGCCCCGACCCGTTCCGGGAGCCCGTCCGCCCCGCCGAGCCGCTGGACGGACGGTGCGTGGACGTGCCGCCGCCGTGGACCGGGGAGCGGCTGTGGGAGGCCCGGCGCGGCGGCCGGCTGTACGCCCTGGCGACCGAGGGCGTCGAGGGCACGGACCTCGAACGGTCCGAGACCCGCGCCCGGCTCGCCGCCCTGGTCGCCGCGTACCGCCCCGGCCTCCCGCAGACCTGCCGCCAGCCGGGCACGATGTGGTACTTCGCCCGGCTCATGACCGGGGAGCTCGCCGGCCTCGACGAGACGCTGACCCTGATCGTCGACGCCTGCCGCGCCCACGGCACGGGCTGGGACCTGGGCTTCGCGCTCCTCATGCGGGCCAAGCTCGCCGGCCTCGGAGCCGACGCCGCCGAGGCGCTCGCCCTCTTCGAGGCCGCCGGGGACTCCTGGGGGATCGCGGAGTCCCTCGCGGCCCGCGGCGAGGCGTACGAGCGCGAGGGCCGGCTCGCCGAGGCCGCCGCCGACTTCGAGCGGGCCACCGACGCCGCCGCCCGCGTCGGCGCGCGTTCCCAGGTGCCCGTCTTCACGGTCCGTCTCGCGGCCGTACGGCTCCGGCTCAGCCCGGAGGGGGACGAGGAGGCCGAACGGCTCCTGGCCGAGGCCGCCGACGAGGCAGGGCAGTGGGGCGCGGAGTCGGCCGGCACGGGCCGGCTGCTGCTCGCCCAGCACTACGGCCACACCGGGCGCACCGGCCTCGCCCGCGCGCAGCTCACCCTCCTGGAGGGGGAGTTCGGGGAGGTCACCCCGGCCCTCTTCTGGGGCCTCGTCGGCGGCACGTGGGCGTGGCTCGACTGCCTCGACGGCGCCTACGACCGGGCCCTGGAACGCCTCGCCCGGGCCGTCGTGGACGTGGAGACCCTCGCCCACCTCGTCGCCCCGCACCTCGTCGTCGCCCAGTTCGGCACCGCCGCCTGGGCCCGCGGCGGACGCGGCGCACCGGGCGACGCCGAGACGGGGGCCCGGCTGCTCGGCGCGTACGACGCCCACGCCGGCTCCGACTCGGGCGGCGGCTTCCGGCCCTTCACCCCGCAGACCGAGGCCGCGATCCGGGCCCGCGCCGAGGCCGTGCTCCGCGCGGCCCTGCCCCCGGAGGCGTACACCCGCCGGTACGAGGAGGGCGCGGGTCTCTCGCTCAGGACGGCCGCCGCCCTCGTCCGGGAGTAG
- a CDS encoding SpoIIE family protein phosphatase gives MTDDDRRTRSGEIGPAEWLAMNRTGSFEWDLDTGTIDVDESGLLLFGVAPDAYDGRPASLVTRLDPEERAKLEGVVRKAITGGAVSYTAHFPIPQADGAPHWTHVQARILRSPDGWARRIVGVVRDTTAEVAHFAFVRELEKRREVQTSIVERTTNALSRAVTVDDVTAALTGPGGLARLGADGLALGLVENGSLNIIALSGESLDVLNDFRSRRLDRKLPLAETVLSGRPRFVSSFPSLGRDFPELAPYLARLEFQAACYLPLVAQARSLGGMALFYRRRTSFNADERNLTLGLAAIVAQSLQRAILFDEERELATGLQATMLPRRIPQFAGGEIAVRYHAAWSGRQVGGDWYDVIPLPRGRVGIVVGDVQGHDTHAAAIMGQLRIALRAYAGEGHAPSTVLARASRFLAELDTNRFATCTYAQVDLVSGTLRAVRAGHLGPLIRHTDGRVGQPKLRGGLPLGLATVFGDEEFPETRLDLVPGETLVLCTDGLVEQPGADIESGLAALSGAISSGPPQAEALADHLSERLWERWGSGDDVALLVLRRSPDPGTPRAPRIHQYIHQADPQGLSDARAAVGQALRDWGMPELVDDAELLTGELLVNVLLHTEGGAVLTLEVLPEPVRRVRLSVQDRSSAWPRRRTPGEAATSGRGLLLIDALASRWGVEPRGEGKAVWCEIGPAPVAAESAPGGG, from the coding sequence ATGACCGATGACGACCGGCGTACGCGCAGTGGCGAGATCGGGCCCGCCGAGTGGCTCGCCATGAACCGGACCGGCAGCTTCGAGTGGGATCTCGACACGGGCACCATCGATGTCGACGAGTCCGGGCTGCTGCTCTTCGGCGTGGCTCCGGACGCCTACGACGGGCGTCCGGCGTCGCTCGTGACGCGTCTGGACCCGGAGGAGCGGGCCAAGCTGGAGGGCGTCGTACGGAAGGCCATCACCGGTGGCGCGGTCTCGTACACGGCGCACTTCCCGATCCCGCAGGCCGACGGAGCACCCCACTGGACGCATGTGCAGGCGCGGATCCTGCGCTCGCCGGACGGCTGGGCCCGGCGGATCGTCGGCGTCGTGCGGGACACGACCGCGGAGGTCGCGCACTTCGCCTTCGTCCGGGAGCTGGAGAAGCGGCGCGAGGTCCAGACGAGCATCGTCGAGCGGACGACGAACGCGTTGTCGCGGGCGGTGACCGTGGACGACGTGACGGCCGCCCTGACCGGCCCGGGCGGCCTCGCCCGGCTCGGCGCGGACGGTCTCGCGCTCGGTCTCGTCGAGAACGGCTCGCTCAACATCATCGCGCTCAGCGGCGAATCCCTCGACGTCCTCAACGACTTCCGCAGCCGCCGCCTCGACCGGAAACTGCCGCTGGCCGAGACGGTGCTGAGCGGGCGGCCCCGGTTCGTGTCCTCGTTCCCGTCGCTCGGGCGGGACTTCCCGGAGCTCGCCCCGTACCTGGCGCGGCTTGAGTTCCAGGCCGCCTGCTACCTCCCGCTGGTGGCCCAGGCGCGTTCGCTCGGCGGCATGGCCCTCTTCTACCGGCGCCGCACCTCGTTCAACGCGGACGAGCGCAACCTCACGCTCGGTCTCGCGGCGATCGTCGCCCAGTCGCTCCAGCGGGCGATCCTCTTCGACGAGGAGCGGGAGCTGGCGACCGGTCTCCAGGCGACGATGCTGCCGCGCCGGATCCCGCAGTTCGCCGGTGGCGAGATCGCCGTCCGCTACCACGCGGCGTGGAGCGGACGGCAGGTGGGCGGCGACTGGTACGACGTGATCCCGCTGCCCCGCGGCCGGGTCGGGATCGTCGTCGGCGACGTCCAGGGCCACGACACGCACGCCGCCGCCATCATGGGGCAGCTGCGGATCGCCCTGCGCGCGTACGCCGGCGAGGGGCACGCCCCGTCGACGGTCCTCGCGCGGGCCTCCCGGTTCCTCGCCGAGCTGGACACCAACCGCTTCGCCACCTGCACGTACGCGCAGGTGGACCTGGTGAGCGGCACCCTGCGCGCCGTACGGGCCGGGCATCTCGGTCCGCTGATCCGGCACACGGACGGCCGGGTCGGGCAGCCCAAGCTGCGGGGCGGGCTCCCGCTGGGCCTGGCGACCGTGTTCGGGGACGAGGAGTTCCCGGAGACCCGGCTCGACCTCGTGCCCGGCGAGACGCTGGTGCTGTGCACGGACGGGCTCGTCGAGCAGCCCGGCGCGGACATCGAGTCCGGTCTCGCCGCGCTGTCGGGCGCGATCAGCAGCGGCCCGCCGCAGGCGGAGGCGCTCGCCGACCACCTCTCCGAGCGCCTCTGGGAGCGGTGGGGCTCGGGCGACGACGTGGCGCTCCTGGTGCTGCGCCGCAGCCCCGACCCGGGCACGCCGCGGGCGCCGCGCATCCACCAGTACATCCACCAGGCCGATCCGCAGGGCCTCTCGGACGCCCGCGCGGCCGTCGGGCAGGCGCTGCGCGACTGGGGCATGCCGGAACTCGTCGACGACGCCGAGCTGTTGACGGGCGAACTCCTCGTGAACGTGCTCCTTCACACCGAGGGCGGCGCGGTGCTGACCCTGGAGGTGCTGCCGGAGCCGGTCCGGCGGGTGCGGCTCTCGGTGCAGGACCGGTCGAGCGCCTGGCCCCGGCGGCGTACCCCCGGCGAGGCCGCCACCTCGGGCCGGGGGCTGCTCCTGATCGACGCGCTGGCCTCCCGGTGGGGCGTGGAGCCGCGCGGCGAGGGCAAGGCCGTGTGGTGCGAGATCGGGCCGGCGCCGGTGGCGGCCGAATCCGCCCCGGGCGGTGGCTGA
- a CDS encoding PHP domain-containing protein, whose product MDPVAALNRIAFLLERAQAPGYRARAFRTASAVVAALPEGEAARRAAEGTLESLKGVGPKTAAVVREALEGRVPEYLAHLEEELEASLGAAEADGRGGEALRAALRGDCHLHSDWSDGGATIEDMGRAAAALGHEWAVLTDHSPRLTVARGLSPERLRQQLDVVARLNEQWAPFRLLTGIECDILDDGSLDQEPELLARLDLVVGSVHSKLRMDARAMTRRLERAVRDPLMDVLGHCTGRLVAGGRLRPESDFDAERVFAACAESGTAVEINSRPERLDPPRRLLRTAVAAGTYFAVDTDAHAPGQLDWQILGCARAEECGVPPDRVVNTWSAERLLEWTAA is encoded by the coding sequence GTGGACCCCGTCGCCGCCCTGAACCGCATCGCGTTCCTCCTTGAGCGCGCCCAGGCGCCCGGCTACCGGGCGCGTGCCTTCCGTACCGCCTCCGCGGTCGTCGCCGCCCTGCCGGAGGGCGAGGCGGCCCGGCGCGCGGCCGAGGGCACCCTGGAGTCCCTGAAGGGCGTCGGCCCGAAGACGGCGGCGGTGGTGCGGGAGGCCCTGGAGGGCCGGGTTCCGGAGTACCTGGCGCACCTGGAGGAGGAGCTGGAGGCCTCGCTGGGCGCGGCGGAGGCCGACGGCCGGGGCGGCGAGGCGCTGCGGGCGGCCCTGCGCGGCGACTGCCATCTGCATTCGGACTGGTCCGACGGCGGGGCGACCATCGAGGACATGGGGCGTGCGGCGGCGGCGCTCGGGCACGAGTGGGCGGTGCTCACCGACCACTCGCCGCGGCTCACGGTGGCGCGGGGCCTGTCCCCCGAGCGCCTGCGGCAGCAGCTGGACGTGGTGGCGCGGCTCAACGAGCAGTGGGCGCCCTTCCGGCTCCTGACCGGGATCGAGTGCGACATCCTGGATGACGGCTCGCTCGACCAGGAACCGGAGCTGCTCGCCCGCCTGGACCTGGTGGTCGGCTCGGTCCACTCGAAGCTCCGGATGGACGCCCGGGCGATGACCCGCCGCCTCGAACGGGCCGTGCGCGACCCGCTGATGGACGTGCTCGGGCACTGCACGGGACGCCTGGTGGCGGGCGGGCGGCTGCGGCCGGAGTCCGACTTCGACGCGGAGCGCGTCTTCGCCGCCTGCGCCGAGTCGGGCACGGCGGTGGAGATCAACAGCCGCCCCGAGCGCCTCGATCCGCCGCGCCGGCTGCTGCGGACGGCGGTCGCGGCGGGCACGTACTTCGCCGTCGACACGGACGCGCACGCGCCGGGTCAGCTGGACTGGCAGATCCTGGGCTGCGCGCGGGCCGAGGAGTGCGGGGTGCCGCCGGACCGGGTGGTCAACACCTGGTCGGCGGAACGGCTGTTGGAGTGGACGGCGGCCTGA
- a CDS encoding NADP-dependent succinic semialdehyde dehydrogenase translates to MGIATVNPATGETLRTYEAHGPEEVERRIAAAHEAYRQYRTTSFAERSRLMRAAATLLDEDTEDIARTMTTEMGKPIAAARAEAAKCAKAMRWYAKHAEELLADEHPAESDVQDSGADVARVHYRPLGPILAVMPWNFPLWQVIRFAAPALMAGNTGLLKHASNVPRTALYLGDLFRRAGYPDGCFQTLLIGSRDVEGVLRDPRVAAATLTGSEPAGRSVAAIAGDEVKKTVLELGGSDPYIVMPSADIVGAVKTAVTARVQNNGQSCIAAKRFIVHHDVYDDFSERFTAAMNALTVGDPLDESTDVGPLATEQGRTDLEALVDDAVARGATVLCGGHRPEEPELRTGWYYRPTVLTGITPDMRIHREEAFGPVATVYPVRDVEEAVAVANDSPFGLSSNVWTRSPEDIAFFVRDLEAGGVFVNGMTASHPALPFGGVKRSGYGRELSGHGIREFCNATTVWQRA, encoded by the coding sequence ATGGGCATCGCCACCGTGAACCCCGCGACCGGCGAGACGCTGCGCACCTACGAGGCCCACGGGCCCGAGGAGGTCGAGCGGCGCATCGCCGCCGCGCACGAGGCGTACCGCCAGTACCGCACGACCTCCTTCGCCGAACGCTCCCGGCTCATGCGCGCCGCCGCGACCCTCCTCGACGAGGACACCGAGGACATCGCCCGCACCATGACCACCGAGATGGGCAAGCCGATCGCCGCCGCCCGCGCGGAGGCCGCCAAGTGCGCCAAGGCCATGCGCTGGTACGCCAAGCACGCCGAGGAGCTGCTCGCCGACGAGCACCCGGCCGAGAGCGACGTCCAGGACTCCGGTGCGGACGTGGCCCGGGTGCACTACCGGCCCCTCGGCCCGATCCTCGCCGTCATGCCGTGGAACTTCCCGCTCTGGCAGGTGATCCGCTTCGCCGCGCCCGCGCTGATGGCGGGCAACACCGGCCTCCTCAAACACGCCTCCAACGTGCCGAGGACCGCCCTCTACCTGGGCGACCTCTTCCGCCGAGCCGGATATCCCGACGGCTGCTTCCAGACCCTCCTCATCGGCTCCCGCGACGTCGAGGGCGTCCTCCGCGACCCCCGGGTGGCGGCCGCCACCCTCACGGGCAGCGAGCCGGCGGGCCGGTCCGTCGCCGCGATCGCGGGCGACGAGGTGAAGAAGACCGTCCTGGAGCTCGGCGGCAGCGACCCGTACATCGTCATGCCCTCCGCCGACATCGTCGGCGCGGTGAAGACCGCCGTCACCGCGCGCGTGCAGAACAACGGGCAGTCCTGCATCGCCGCCAAGCGGTTCATCGTCCACCACGACGTGTACGACGACTTCTCGGAGCGCTTCACCGCCGCCATGAACGCCCTCACCGTCGGTGACCCCCTCGACGAGTCCACCGACGTCGGCCCCCTCGCCACCGAGCAGGGCAGGACCGACCTGGAGGCGCTCGTCGACGACGCCGTCGCGCGGGGCGCCACCGTACTCTGCGGCGGACACCGCCCGGAGGAGCCGGAGCTCCGGACGGGCTGGTACTACCGGCCCACGGTCCTCACCGGCATCACCCCGGACATGCGGATCCACCGCGAGGAGGCCTTCGGTCCGGTCGCCACGGTCTACCCGGTCCGCGACGTCGAGGAGGCCGTGGCCGTCGCCAACGACTCCCCGTTCGGCCTCAGTTCCAACGTGTGGACGCGCTCCCCGGAGGACATCGCGTTCTTCGTCCGCGACCTGGAGGCGGGCGGCGTCTTCGTCAACGGCATGACCGCCTCGCACCCGGCGCTCCCCTTCGGCGGGGTCAAGCGCTCGGGGTACGGCCGCGAGCTCTCCGGCCACGGCATCCGCGAGTTCTGCAACGCGACCACGGTCTGGCAGCGCGCCTGA
- a CDS encoding ThuA domain-containing protein: MPTADVLIYTRTAGYRHDSIPAGATALAELARELGRAAEVTEDPGVFTPERLGRCAVVVLLSTTGNVLTPEGRTAFEAYLRGGGSLLAVHAAANAEPDWPFYGELLGTRFDGHPEIQPGLVLVDDRDHPATAPLPARWARTDEWYNFTSHPGDAGVRILARADETSYRGGTHGDDHPLVWCREADRGRFFFTALGHASETYRDPAFRAHLSGALAWLTA; encoded by the coding sequence GTGCCCACCGCCGACGTCCTGATCTACACCCGTACGGCGGGATACCGCCACGACTCGATCCCCGCCGGCGCCACCGCCCTCGCCGAGCTGGCGCGCGAGCTCGGAAGGGCGGCCGAGGTCACCGAGGATCCCGGCGTCTTCACCCCCGAGCGACTCGGCCGGTGCGCCGTCGTCGTCCTGCTGTCCACGACCGGGAACGTCCTGACGCCCGAGGGCCGCACCGCCTTCGAGGCGTACCTCCGGGGCGGCGGCTCGCTCCTCGCCGTGCACGCCGCCGCCAACGCCGAGCCGGACTGGCCCTTCTACGGCGAGCTCCTCGGCACCCGGTTCGACGGCCACCCCGAGATCCAGCCGGGCCTCGTCCTCGTGGACGACCGCGACCACCCGGCGACCGCCCCGCTCCCGGCCCGCTGGGCCCGCACCGACGAGTGGTACAACTTCACGTCCCACCCGGGGGACGCCGGCGTACGGATCCTGGCGCGGGCCGACGAGACCTCCTACCGGGGCGGCACCCACGGCGACGACCACCCGCTCGTCTGGTGCCGGGAGGCCGACCGGGGCCGCTTCTTCTTCACCGCGCTCGGGCACGCCTCGGAGACGTACCGCGACCCGGCGTTCCGCGCCCACCTCTCCGGCGCCCTGGCCTGGCTGACGGCCTAG
- a CDS encoding DUF3626 domain-containing protein, producing MTPLHDHARQALAHVADRSTGDPLDPALRITLNFHPHFLHRLADEGVYRSQFVTGTSNGGLTARPGGDRWHWESRIFGGAYDAAPAETRPVYGALDFRRRPFGAAPRFGSAHLRLTTAALHRATFCYPDSFLEPDDFGVASRMRLIALAEADEKDPLDDYIEAQVHGPVMIGRDVEALVLDPSHRGTEVEEAARRLPCPVEWHGGFRVSVDELRRYPDFRGPEYVELAARIAVDGRLDPRIVQEAAASGRYDQQDVKKVWHYLARFGAPAARP from the coding sequence ATGACGCCCCTTCATGATCATGCCCGGCAGGCCCTCGCCCACGTCGCCGACCGCTCCACCGGCGATCCGCTCGACCCGGCCCTGCGGATCACCCTCAACTTCCACCCGCACTTCCTGCACCGGCTCGCGGACGAGGGGGTCTACCGCTCCCAGTTCGTCACCGGCACCAGCAACGGCGGCCTCACCGCCCGCCCCGGCGGGGACCGCTGGCACTGGGAGAGCCGCATCTTCGGCGGGGCGTACGACGCGGCCCCGGCGGAGACGCGCCCCGTGTACGGCGCCCTCGACTTCCGCCGCCGCCCCTTCGGCGCCGCTCCCCGCTTCGGCTCCGCCCATCTGCGGCTCACGACGGCCGCCCTGCACCGGGCGACCTTCTGCTATCCGGACAGCTTCCTGGAGCCCGACGACTTCGGCGTCGCGTCCCGGATGCGCCTGATCGCCCTCGCCGAGGCCGACGAGAAGGATCCGCTCGACGACTACATCGAGGCGCAGGTCCACGGCCCGGTGATGATCGGGCGGGACGTGGAGGCGCTGGTCCTGGACCCGAGCCACCGGGGCACGGAGGTGGAGGAGGCGGCGCGGCGGCTGCCGTGCCCGGTGGAGTGGCACGGGGGTTTCCGCGTCTCCGTCGACGAGCTGCGGCGGTATCCCGACTTCCGGGGACCCGAGTACGTGGAGCTCGCGGCCCGGATCGCCGTCGACGGCCGCCTCGACCCCCGGATCGTGCAGGAGGCGGCCGCCTCGGGACGGTACGACCAGCAGGACGTGAAGAAGGTCTGGCACTACCTGGCCCGCTTCGGCGCCCCCGCCGCCCGCCCTTAG
- a CDS encoding winged helix-turn-helix domain-containing protein produces MTDQPAPHPVTGLDDVVHQRVRLGILTVAHQARRVEFGFLRTALGLTAGNLSQHLTVLEKAGLVEIEKGYEGRRPRTWLSLTPAGDRALKDEVTQLKRLIQQIEQGGPGREP; encoded by the coding sequence ATGACCGACCAGCCCGCCCCGCACCCTGTCACCGGCCTGGACGACGTGGTCCACCAGCGCGTGCGCCTCGGCATCCTCACCGTCGCCCACCAGGCCCGCCGCGTCGAGTTCGGCTTCCTGCGCACGGCCCTCGGCCTCACCGCCGGAAACCTCAGCCAGCACCTGACCGTCCTGGAGAAGGCCGGCCTCGTCGAGATCGAGAAGGGGTACGAGGGAAGACGACCCCGCACCTGGCTCTCCCTCACGCCCGCCGGCGACCGCGCCCTCAAGGACGAAGTCACCCAGCTCAAGCGGCTCATCCAGCAGATCGAACAAGGCGGTCCTGGCCGGGAGCCCTAA